Part of the Bacillus andreraoultii genome is shown below.
TATTTTTGCTCGGTGCGTTTACAAAATCAGCACAGTTTCCATTTTACATTTGGCTTCCTGACGCGATGGAGGCGCCGACCCCGGTTAGTGCTTATTTACACTCAGCTACAATGGTGAAAGCTGGAATCTACCTTGTTGCGCGAATGACACCTATATTTGCTTTTGATCCAACAGGCACTTGGGTTTGGTTAGTCGGTGGGATTGGTATTTTCACATTATTCTGGGGATCTTTTAATGCGGTAAAACAAACGGACTTAAAAGCAATACTTGCATTTTCAACGGTTAGTCAGCTCGGCCTAATTATGAGTTTATTAGGAGTCGGTGCAGCGGCCGTTCACTTTGAGCTCGATGAAAATATTTACACAGTAGCCATTATTGCGGCGGTTTTCCATTTAATAAACCATGCAACTTTTAAAGGAAGTCTCTTTATGGTTGCCGGAATTGTAGATCACGAGACTGGTACAAGGGATATCCGAAAGCTTGGCGGACTTATGTCAATGATGCCGGTAACGTTTACGATTGCGTTTATAGGTGCATTCTCGATGGCAGGAATTCCACCGTTTAATGGATTCCTTAGTAAAGAAATGTTTTTCACAGGCATGGTTCACGTGCTTCAATTAGATATTTTTAATATGGAGACATTTGGCGTTATCTTCCCTGTCTTTGCATGGATTGCCAGTGTATTTACCTTTGTTTATAGTATGATTCTCGTTTGGAAAACATTTGGTGGGAAGATACAGCTGGAGAAACTAGAGAAGAAACCGCATGAGGCACCGATAGGAATGTTAATTTCACCAGTTATTCTTGCTTCTCTCGTTGTAATCATTGGCTTATTTCCGAATGGATTACTTGGTAGATTTATTGAATCCATCGCACATGCAATTTTGCCTACTTACGAATTTGAAGTTCATATTTCTCATTGGCATGGTTGGTTCACACCTGAATTATATATGACGATTGGTGTGATAGGTATTGGGTTATTACTTTATTTTACTTTGTCGAAGTGGACAAAAGTGTACGATTTATTCCCAAAAAAGTTAACACTAAACCAAATGTACGATGCATTTATTCCTACGTTGGAAAGTGGGTCAAGTTTCTTTATTAAATCCCACATGACCGGGTTTATTCGTTCATATTTAGCGTATATTTTTGTATTTTTTATCGGAGCTTTAAGCTTTACAATATGGAGTACAGGTGCGTTTCGTGTTGAAACAACGAATCTAGCTGAAATCGGTGTGTACGAAGTGATACTAGCTTTACTCATTATTATTGGTTGTGTGACGATTATTTTTGCAAAGTCACGTTTAACTTCCATTATCGCACTTGGATCTGTTGGCTATACGGTGTCACTTTTCTTTGTCTTATTCCGGGCGCCAGATTTAGCATTAACACAGCTTGTAATTGAAACAATTTCTGTTGCATTATTTTTGCTTGCGTTTTACCACTTACCAAAGAACTTTCGACATAAGGAGTCAAGACGTTTTAAATTAAATAATGCATTAATATCGGTTGGTGTAGGTGTAGTTGTTACTATCATTGCAATTGCTTCCTATAGTACAAAATTGTTTGATTCTATTTCCGAGTATTATGTAAAACATACGTATGATCCTGCAGGTGGAGAAAATATGGTGAATGTTATTCTAGTTGACTTTCGGGGATTTGATACATTATTTGAAATTTCCGTCCTTGCCATTGCAGGAATTGGTATTTACGGATTAATTAAATTAAGGTTAGCAAGGAGGAGCGAAAAGTGAAATCCTCTGACGTTATTTTACAAGTAATAGCAAAAATTGCCTTCTTTGTTATTGTTTTATTTGCTGTTCATTTGTTTTTCGAAGGTCATTATCGTCCAGGTGGTGGTTTTGTAGGTGGACTCGTCACATCTTGTGCAGTTGTCTTATTATTACTTGCATTTGATATGAAGACTGTTGCAAAAATATTACCGATTGATTTTAAATGGGTGATTGGTGTAGGGTTATTAATCGCAACACTAACCGCTGCTGGTGCCATTGTTTTCGACGTTCCATTTTTCACCCATGTATATGATTATTATCAGCTACCTTTAGTAGGAGAGCAATCGTTACATACAGCAGCATTATTTGATTTAGGTGTATACTTGGTCGTTGTCGGTGCAACGATGACCATTATTCAATCGATAGGGGAGAGTGAGTAATGGAAATTTTAATGGCGATCATCATTGGTGTTTTATTCGCAACAGCCACGTACTTATTTTTATCGAAAAGTATATTACGCATTATTGTTGCATCTGGCTTATTAAGTCACGGAGCACATTTATTAATATTAACGATGGGTGGGCTAAAAAAAGGAGCGGTACCACTTGTCAATCAAGAAGGGATACCAGTAACAGATCCGTTGCCGCAAGCATTAATTTTGACAGCTATTGTTATTAGTTTTGGAGTGACAGCATTATTTTTAGTTCTTGCCTATCGAGCTTATCAAGAACTAGAAACGGATAATATGGATGAAATGAGAGGAACGGAAGAATGACGAATTTAATTGTATTACCAATTTTAATCCCGCTCCTCACAGCTGTCATATTAATCTTTTTAGCAAAATCTGTTCGTATGCAGCGAGCGGTTTCTGTCCTTTCAGCTTTACTGAACATGATTGTCAGTTTCACGATTGTTCATGAAGTTTCAGTAAATGGCATACAAAAAATTGATGTCGGTAGTTGGCCAGCACCATTTGGTATTACCCTTGTTTCGGATATGTTATCAGCGCTTTTAGTTGTAACGACAACCATTGTTGGATTGGCAGTAATCCTCTATTCCTTTAACTCCATTGGTGAGAAAAGGGAGAAGTTTTATTATTACTCGATAATCCAGTTTCAATTAGTTGGTGTGATTGGTGCATTTACAACAGGAGATATTTTTAACTTGTTCGTCTTTTTTGAAGTGATGTTAATGGCATCTTATGTATTACTAGTCCTTGGTGGAGAGAAAATCCAATTACGTGAGTCACTGAAATATTTGACGGTGAATGTCATCTCATCAGCCTTGTTTGTTATTTCTGTTGCTTTTTTATATTCTGTCGTTGGGACATTGAACATGGCGCAAATATCAGAACGAATCGCATCTTTAGATGAATTTCCAGGGATATTGACAGTGATTGCCGTTCTTTTTCTCATTGTTTTTGGTATGAAGGGTGCAATTTTCCCACTCTATTTCTGGCTTCCAGGCTCTTATTATGCACCACCAGTACCAGTGATGGCTTTATTCGGAGCATTGTTAACGAAAGTAGGCGTATACTCTATCATTCGTACGTTTAGTCTATTTTTCCATCAAGATCAAGGATATTCGTATGAGCTGCTTCTAATTTTGGCGGTGATTACGGTCATCGTTGGTGTAATTGGCTCTATCGCGTATTGGGATATAAAGAAGATTATCATTTATAACATTATTACAGCGATTGGTGTCATTTTATATGGTGTCGCTATGGCAACGACGACTTCCTATACCGGTTCGATTTTTTACTTAATTCACGATATGTTGATTAAAGCAGCGTTATTTTTACTAATCGGGATTATTATCAAAATTACTGGAACAAGTGATTTAAAACAGTTTAGTGGACTCATTAAACATTACCCAGGTCTAGCTTGGACGTATTTCATAGCTGCAATCTCCTTGGCAGGTATTCCACCGTTTAGTGGATTTATCGGGAAACTACTCGTTATTCAAGGTGGTTTCCAATCTGTTGAGTGGATTGGGTCAATGATTATTCTGATTTCTAGTTTACTTGTACTCTATTCAGTGATGAAAATATTTATCCATGGCTTTTGGGGAGAACCAAAAGAATATGTTCGGAAGGAAGCAATTTCATATCAAACTTTATTAATCCCAGTAATTTTAATTATTGCCGTTTCAGTATTTTATGGTGTTGCAACTGAGGTCATTCACCCATATATTTCTCAGGCAGTTGAAACAATCGTAAATCCTGAAATCTATATTGAAGCGGTATTAAAGGAGTAGTGCTATGGCTTTTCAAATACTATTGAACTTTTTTATCGCATTTGTTTGGATGTTTTTAAAATCGGATTATTCCGCAGCAACGTTTTCAGTCGGTTATTTAATGGGCTTAGGTATGCTTTTTCTCATGCGTCGCTTTTTTGAATCCCGTTTTTACCTTGGAAAAGTATGGTCGGTTGTTTATTTAATTTTACTATTTATTAAAGAATTAATTATGGCGAATATCGATGTGTTGAAAATTGTCCTAAAGCCTAAACTTGACTTTCAACCAGGGATTTTTGAATATAGGACAGGGCTAAAAAAGGATTGGGAAGTGACTTTATTATCTAACTTAATTACTTTAACACCAGGAACATTAGTTGTTGATGTATTAGAAAATGATGAGGAAAAGGTATTGTATATTCATGCTATTCATGTTCCAGATGCCGATGAAGCCATTGACGGGATAAAAAATAGTTTTGAACGGGCCATTTTGGAGGTGAGTCGATAATGTTTACTATTGTTCTTTATATTGTGATGGGAACATTAGCTTTAGCAATGGTTGGTTTTATTTATCGACTTATTAAAGGTCCATCTATTCCGGATCGTGTAATTGCCTTGGATGGCATGGGCATTATTTTGATTAGTATGGTTGCTGTTTTCTCCATCATTATGCGAACGAGTGCGTATTTAGATGTTATCTTATTGCTAGGGATTCTGTCGTTTATTGGGACGGCGGCATTTTCGAAGTTTTTAGCAAAGGGGGTCATTTTTGAACGTGACCGGAATCATTGAGTTTATTGTCTTAGTCTTTATCGTCATCGGAGCCTTTTTTACGGTTGTTTCAGCATTCGGGATTATTCGTCTACCTGATTTATATACACGGAACCATGCAGCATCAAAAAGTGCGACACTTGGTGTTATGTCTGTATTAATTGGTACGTTTATTTACTTTTATGCTTCGGGTCACAGTAATACGCGACTCGTGCTTGCAATCATCTTCATCTTCCTAACTTCGCCTGTTGGTGGCCATTTAATTAATCGTGCTGCTTACTATACAGGTGTGGAATTATGGGGGAAAAGTTCACGAGATGATTTGAAAGGAAAAGTACCGGTAAAAAAATAGAGTAAACAAACTGTGAGGGTATGAAGTGAATGAATGCTTCATACCTTTCCAGGTTTCCACTTTAATCCAGATGAATTTACTTGCTTAATAATTAACTTTACACTTCCCTTTAATAATCTGTTCACTTTTTTTATTTCATTCCTATTATTAAATAGAAAAAAGGTTATTAAGAATAAAAACAGCATGGCTCCTGACCGTGCTGTTTTTATACCTGCTAAATTCGTGAAATTAACATTTTCTATACTGGAGGGCAACAGTGCAATAAAGCTAAATAATCATTATTTTATATTTCTATTTTTACAAGCAAAGTATATAAAAACAATAGCAAAAAAAATCAAGATAATCCTATTGAAAAAATAGTATTCTGGGGAATTGATATAATAGAAATTATTAGAATGTGCTCCTATAGAAACTATTTTAAATAATCTCCCACCCGATAATAAATCCCCTGTAAAAAAAGTCAGCGTCACAAATAAACCAAAGTAGTTATTCTTTGTAACTGAAGTCATGAACAATAATAAAGAAGAAAGAAAGAATATATTAGGAATGAATCTTAAACTTAGCAATATATTTACCACACTGAAAAAGCCAACATTACGATAGTAAAATAAACCTGAAATAAAAGATCCTAAGCAAAAAAGAAATGTATACATTAAATAGCGGTATAACATTGCATAATTAAACTTGTATTTATTTAAAAACATATAAAATTTCACTAGTGTTGCATAAATAATGTCATAATTTTCAGATTAATTATTTTCCCAACTTAGGGCCAAAAAAGTAAATACCCAACTAAAGGTGGCCCTATCCATTCAGAATTTATATACAATTAAGACTTGTGCAACAACGGCATTTTAATGATTAAGGGACAGTTTTTCCTTCGATTTTTCGAATCCAAATATGCGCTGGTTTCCACAATGCAGCCCTTAAATAACGACTAATTTGCAAGATTTTACGCTTACTTTTTGTTTCGATTTGTGCGAGGATATGTAAGCAATAAACAATCAGTGCAATAAACACTTGATTTTGAATCGCCCATTCGCTTTGACCGTAAAATTTTTTGATATTGAGATGTTGTTTGATCCATTTAAAAAATAGTTCGATAGTCCAACGTGATTTATACATCTCTGAAATTTCTTCGGCACTCAAATCAAAACGATTCGTGATCAAATGGAGTACATTTCCTTTTGAATCCATTACTTTTAGAAGGCGAAAGTAGTTTTCAGCTCGGTTTTGTGTCGTTCCAATCAAGACCATTTGATCCGATAAAACAGATGAACCCTCGGGTAGTTTAAAATCATAAACCTCCCGTACAACTGCGTTTTTTCGTAGCCTTGAAAGAAAAAAGTAACCATCGTCTGTCAAACGGTCAAATCTTTCGTAGTCTAGATAACCACGGTCAAACACATACATGCATTCCTTGTCGTCCACCATAATCTCAAGCTGACCACGATCGTGTTCGTTTGCCGTTGTTATCACGGCCTTTTCAGGGTAAGAAGTTCCTTTTTCCATAAATACAAGGCGTAAATGTAACTTTACCCCCGCCTTTGTTTTACGGAACTTTGCCCACCTATGATTGGTCAAATTGAGTGGTAATGTGCTTGAATCAATAATTTTTAACGGCATGATTCGTTTTGTGTAGTGTGTTTTAGCGTGAATTTGTCCGACTAGATCAAGGAAAAGCGACTGAAACAGATCTGGATTCATGCCATTTAATCGGCGAGATAGCTGAGAAATACTTATAGAATCAAGGTTTACTGCCTTTTGAAGTTGGTCATCGAAAAGGCAATCGCCCAATGCATGAAGACTTTCAACTTCCTTAAGTTGTGCAAAAAGTAATAATTTAAGAAATGACTCTGTCGTTAATTTTTTTGTATAGAAATCTAATTTCATTGTTTTCACGTTTTCTTCTAATAATTGAAGATTTATCGGTGAAAACCATTGTCCAAATGAATTTTTTCGTGTAATCTTATCCATGAGCGTTGTCCTTTTTAATGGATTTGGACGGATTACCACCAACTATTTCCATTATAAAGGACTTTTTCTTTGTTTGAAATAATAAAATTGAAGATTTTGGGTATTTTTAATAGTTAATTTAAATTAATGCAACACTAGTGATAAAATTTATATGTACTATTCTTATAATCATTGTAAAATACAAAAAAGATGATCAATGAAGATAATAATGGTACCGTATAGTCATATAGATTATCAATACTAATTAACCTATATTGGGATTTAATCGATTCTAGATAATTTAAAGTAGCAGGATTAAAAACCGAATAGATTAGAATAAGACACAAAATACTTAAAGTTAATTTTACTTTTAAACCGTTAGTATCGTAGATTTTAAAATAATGATTCATTAAAGCTTTATTTTTTTTGGAAATAAATGTATGCATTCTCTAACGATATCTCCCTTTCTCGATAACTCGCAAAATCGACTTCTTTATTACCAATGTAGTGTATTTTAATATTTTCAGAATTAATTCTTTTCTGTTCAATAATATTTAATCTATTTTTAATCTTTAAAAAATCATTCAATGGTAATTCGGCAGTATATATATTCTGTCTGCTTTCTTCTATTATTTGATCTACTGTACCATCATAACTTATATGCTTATCCTTCAATATAAGTATTTTATTACTAAAAACTTCTACATCTTCAATAAGATGAGTAGAGATAATTGTAATTGCATTATCACTAATTTCAGAAAGATAATTTCTAAATTCTACTCGTTGCTCGGGATCTAAACCTACAGTTGGTTCATCAACAATTACTAGTTTAGGATTCCCTAGTACTGCTTGGGCAATGCCTAGTCTTCTTTTAAATCCACCCGAATAAGTTCTGAATTTCTTATTAATTATAGAGGTTAAATTAAATTTATCTATCACTGTATCTAGTTCTCTTTTTTTACTTTTACTATCTAAACATTTAACATCATATACATACGACAGAAAGTCATAACCTGTAATATTGTCGTAAATTTCAAATTCCTGCGGCAAATACCCAACTAGATTAGTGGGATATTCTTTTGTATTTATTAAATCGATGTCATTTAAAGTTATTTTTCCTGAACTAGGTTTTTTCAATCCTGTTAAAAGGTTTATTAAAGTTGTCTTCCCAGCCCCATTGTTTCCTAGCAATGCTACAACTCCATTACCACATGTAAAGGATACGTTATTTAAAACATTATTTTTCTTATAGGAAAAGGAAATATTTTCAACTACCAGTTTGTTTATCATTTATTGTTACTCCCCTGTACTAAAATTCAATATATCCTACAACGAGTGTATCATCATTCAATTGGAAATATTTATAATGCATTGGCCATACCCCAACGATAACCTTTTTATATTCTTTGTTTTGTATTTTCTCTATCTCAACAATTGAGTACTCTTCATTAGATAATTCCATACTTAACTGATTTAACAACTCATTAAACAGATCAAAATGATAACTTTTTGGAATAATATACTCTACTCCATTTTTATGAACCTTTTTATAATTACCTGCAAAAAAAGATGCGTATCTTGTGTTACCTTTGTACAGGTTTGAACTATCTTCATTTAAATTAGAATATAGAGATGATTGACTATTTGTTTTAATCGTAAATTTACTAACCTCTTGATTTGACTTTCTAGGATACCAATAAAAAATATTTCCGGGTAAATTAACCGCATTTTTAGTCGTATAAAAAGCAGGAACTCCAATATCACTATTTACAAATACTGTACCTTCATACGCAATATTTATATTTACTGATTCTCCTTTTTTAAGGGCGGTATGAATTGTTAACCGATTATTATTAAAAGAATAATGAACCGGTGAATGATCTATCTCTATTCCCTTTATAGTGAATATGTTATCTAATAGTAGATTTATACGATCTATATTTTCCTTTACTTCTATGTTTAATGATATGTCGTTTTTTAGTTTATTAGAAAAATCAACATCCATATGATAAGAAGTTATTATATAAGAATCTGTGTTCAAAGATGGATACTGAAAGGTAAAATGTTGTTCGGTTTTTATTAAATAACTTGCGGTAAGGACAACTGAAATTACACAGACTAATGCAATTACTACATAGAACATTCGTTTTTTTATATTGCTAAATAATCCCACTATACTTATCAATATGAGAATAAGTAATAAAACAAACAACTTATCTAAAAAATATTGAAGATTAAATACTGTTCCTAATAAATCATTGGCAACCACTCTAATATTATCATCAAATATATTTAGCGTTTTTTGGAAAGCCATATTTTTTAAACTCAGGGATCTCCACACAAAAAGACTATAAAAAATTAATGAGACAAGTATTGACCATGAATTTTTAATAATAGCTCCAATAGAAGTTCCTATAGTAGATGCAAGTAAATTTGTTAATATCCATAATATGATAAAGTGTAAGATTCCCATAGCAGTTGTTTCAGAATCAATTGAATTATTCTTGAACCAC
Proteins encoded:
- the mnhG gene encoding monovalent cation/H(+) antiporter subunit G, whose amino-acid sequence is MTGIIEFIVLVFIVIGAFFTVVSAFGIIRLPDLYTRNHAASKSATLGVMSVLIGTFIYFYASGHSNTRLVLAIIFIFLTSPVGGHLINRAAYYTGVELWGKSSRDDLKGKVPVKK
- a CDS encoding IS4 family transposase; protein product: MDKITRKNSFGQWFSPINLQLLEENVKTMKLDFYTKKLTTESFLKLLLFAQLKEVESLHALGDCLFDDQLQKAVNLDSISISQLSRRLNGMNPDLFQSLFLDLVGQIHAKTHYTKRIMPLKIIDSSTLPLNLTNHRWAKFRKTKAGVKLHLRLVFMEKGTSYPEKAVITTANEHDRGQLEIMVDDKECMYVFDRGYLDYERFDRLTDDGYFFLSRLRKNAVVREVYDFKLPEGSSVLSDQMVLIGTTQNRAENYFRLLKVMDSKGNVLHLITNRFDLSAEEISEMYKSRWTIELFFKWIKQHLNIKKFYGQSEWAIQNQVFIALIVYCLHILAQIETKSKRKILQISRYLRAALWKPAHIWIRKIEGKTVP
- a CDS encoding Na+/H+ antiporter subunit A yields the protein MSLLHLAILAPFIFAIIVPTLYKYIRKIHTGWFVFIVPVILFGYFSRFLPDIITGKTVLKTFAWIPTLHINFTAKIDGLGLLFALLITGIGALVVLYSIYYLSKEKEQLNTFYVYLLLFMGAMLGVVLSDNLIVLYMFWEFTSFSSFFLIGYWFDRERSRYGAQKSMLITVLGGLCLLGGIILLYIMSGTFSIGEMITNVDVIVNHDLFLFSMILFLLGAFTKSAQFPFYIWLPDAMEAPTPVSAYLHSATMVKAGIYLVARMTPIFAFDPTGTWVWLVGGIGIFTLFWGSFNAVKQTDLKAILAFSTVSQLGLIMSLLGVGAAAVHFELDENIYTVAIIAAVFHLINHATFKGSLFMVAGIVDHETGTRDIRKLGGLMSMMPVTFTIAFIGAFSMAGIPPFNGFLSKEMFFTGMVHVLQLDIFNMETFGVIFPVFAWIASVFTFVYSMILVWKTFGGKIQLEKLEKKPHEAPIGMLISPVILASLVVIIGLFPNGLLGRFIESIAHAILPTYEFEVHISHWHGWFTPELYMTIGVIGIGLLLYFTLSKWTKVYDLFPKKLTLNQMYDAFIPTLESGSSFFIKSHMTGFIRSYLAYIFVFFIGALSFTIWSTGAFRVETTNLAEIGVYEVILALLIIIGCVTIIFAKSRLTSIIALGSVGYTVSLFFVLFRAPDLALTQLVIETISVALFLLAFYHLPKNFRHKESRRFKLNNALISVGVGVVVTIIAIASYSTKLFDSISEYYVKHTYDPAGGENMVNVILVDFRGFDTLFEISVLAIAGIGIYGLIKLRLARRSEK
- a CDS encoding Na(+)/H(+) antiporter subunit B; amino-acid sequence: MKSSDVILQVIAKIAFFVIVLFAVHLFFEGHYRPGGGFVGGLVTSCAVVLLLLAFDMKTVAKILPIDFKWVIGVGLLIATLTAAGAIVFDVPFFTHVYDYYQLPLVGEQSLHTAALFDLGVYLVVVGATMTIIQSIGESE
- a CDS encoding Na+/H+ antiporter subunit D; translated protein: MTNLIVLPILIPLLTAVILIFLAKSVRMQRAVSVLSALLNMIVSFTIVHEVSVNGIQKIDVGSWPAPFGITLVSDMLSALLVVTTTIVGLAVILYSFNSIGEKREKFYYYSIIQFQLVGVIGAFTTGDIFNLFVFFEVMLMASYVLLVLGGEKIQLRESLKYLTVNVISSALFVISVAFLYSVVGTLNMAQISERIASLDEFPGILTVIAVLFLIVFGMKGAIFPLYFWLPGSYYAPPVPVMALFGALLTKVGVYSIIRTFSLFFHQDQGYSYELLLILAVITVIVGVIGSIAYWDIKKIIIYNIITAIGVILYGVAMATTTSYTGSIFYLIHDMLIKAALFLLIGIIIKITGTSDLKQFSGLIKHYPGLAWTYFIAAISLAGIPPFSGFIGKLLVIQGGFQSVEWIGSMIILISSLLVLYSVMKIFIHGFWGEPKEYVRKEAISYQTLLIPVILIIAVSVFYGVATEVIHPYISQAVETIVNPEIYIEAVLKE
- a CDS encoding Na(+)/H(+) antiporter subunit F1, producing the protein MFTIVLYIVMGTLALAMVGFIYRLIKGPSIPDRVIALDGMGIILISMVAVFSIIMRTSAYLDVILLLGILSFIGTAAFSKFLAKGVIFERDRNH
- a CDS encoding Na(+)/H(+) antiporter subunit C, translating into MEILMAIIIGVLFATATYLFLSKSILRIIVASGLLSHGAHLLILTMGGLKKGAVPLVNQEGIPVTDPLPQALILTAIVISFGVTALFLVLAYRAYQELETDNMDEMRGTEE
- a CDS encoding Na+/H+ antiporter subunit E; its protein translation is MAFQILLNFFIAFVWMFLKSDYSAATFSVGYLMGLGMLFLMRRFFESRFYLGKVWSVVYLILLFIKELIMANIDVLKIVLKPKLDFQPGIFEYRTGLKKDWEVTLLSNLITLTPGTLVVDVLENDEEKVLYIHAIHVPDADEAIDGIKNSFERAILEVSR
- a CDS encoding ATP-binding cassette domain-containing protein, which encodes MINKLVVENISFSYKKNNVLNNVSFTCGNGVVALLGNNGAGKTTLINLLTGLKKPSSGKITLNDIDLINTKEYPTNLVGYLPQEFEIYDNITGYDFLSYVYDVKCLDSKSKKRELDTVIDKFNLTSIINKKFRTYSGGFKRRLGIAQAVLGNPKLVIVDEPTVGLDPEQRVEFRNYLSEISDNAITIISTHLIEDVEVFSNKILILKDKHISYDGTVDQIIEESRQNIYTAELPLNDFLKIKNRLNIIEQKRINSENIKIHYIGNKEVDFASYREREISLENAYIYFQKK
- a CDS encoding M1 aminopeptidase family protein, coding for MNVSVFEFDKYFYYGFIISNLFFLITASIAMNKSYKILDFFERSIIKKQLTILLASMFVSVSISVIPIAFIMWFKNNSIDSETTAMGILHFIILWILTNLLASTIGTSIGAIIKNSWSILVSLIFYSLFVWRSLSLKNMAFQKTLNIFDDNIRVVANDLLGTVFNLQYFLDKLFVLLLILILISIVGLFSNIKKRMFYVVIALVCVISVVLTASYLIKTEQHFTFQYPSLNTDSYIITSYHMDVDFSNKLKNDISLNIEVKENIDRINLLLDNIFTIKGIEIDHSPVHYSFNNNRLTIHTALKKGESVNINIAYEGTVFVNSDIGVPAFYTTKNAVNLPGNIFYWYPRKSNQEVSKFTIKTNSQSSLYSNLNEDSSNLYKGNTRYASFFAGNYKKVHKNGVEYIIPKSYHFDLFNELLNQLSMELSNEEYSIVEIEKIQNKEYKKVIVGVWPMHYKYFQLNDDTLVVGYIEF